ACCAATATTTAGCGCAAATGGTCGACTATATAAGTACCAGTAAATTAGCGCAAAAGGTGCGTTGGAGCTTAGATGTTGATCCTATAGATATGATTTAAAGGCCAATTAAGAGTCATGGCACAACACGATTACATAAATAAAAAACCAGCAAATCGAAATAATAAAAAACAAGCCCCGGCGAAAAAGCCTTTCCCTATTATTCTTGTTTTAATTGCGCTTATCTTAGTAGGCGGGTTTGGTTACGGCCTATGGTATATCAAACATAATGCCGATCCTGAGTTAGTAGAGCAGCAAGCAAACCCGACTAAAAAAGAAGAAGTGGTTATTCCACCACCTAAAACACCTGAATTTATCAAAGAGATTAAAGAGCACGAAGTTCAGGTTGAAGTAAAAGAGATTGAACAAAAAGGTCCATATGTAATGCAATGCGGCTCTTTTAGAACATTAGAGCAAGCACAAACATTAAAAGCTAAAATCGCTTTTGCTGGCTTAGTGGCCGAGGTTAAGAAAACACAAGGCAGCAATGGTGTTTGGTATAAAGTGCGCTTAGGCCCATACGAAACCAAACGTTTAGCCGAAAGTGACAAGAATAAACTTAAACGCATCAAAATAATGGGCTGCGGAATTTGGCTTTGGACTTGATTTTAGTTCATTCACCCATATAAACACCTCATCAATCGCTTTTTACGAGCGGCCTTGCCGCTCGATGATGAGGAATAATCATGACCACTATTGTAAGTGTACGCCGCGACGACAAGGTCGTTATTGGTGGCGACGGCCAAGTTTCACTTGGTAACACCGTAATGAAGGGCAACGCCCGCAAAGTTCGACGTCTTTATAATGGCAAAGTAATCGCTGGTTTCGCTGGCGGTACTGCTGATGCCTTCACCCTTTTCGAACGATTTGAAAGCAAACTAGAAATGCACCAAGGCAACTTAACCAAAGCTGCCGTAGAAATGGCCAAAGATTGGCGTAGTGATCGCGCACTTAGAAAGCTCGAAGCACTATTAGCAGTCGCAGACGAAACTGCTTCATTAATTATCACAGGTAACGGTGATGTGGTGCAGCCAGAAAACGACCTAATTGCGATTGGCAGTGGTGGTAACTTCGCGCAATCAGCAGCCACAGCGCTACTAGAAAACACCGACCTAAGTGCACGTGATATTGTAGAGAAAAGCCTTACAATTGCAGGCAACATCTGCGTATTCACGAATAATTTCCAAACTATTGAAGAATTGTAATAGGAACTGCCATGTCTGAGATGACGCCTAGAGAAATCGTTCACGAGCTTGATCAACATATTATTGGCCAAGCTAAAGCTAAAAAAGCAGTTTCAATCGCGCTACGTAACCGCTGGCGCCGTATGCAACTGAGCGATGATTTACGTAGTGAAGTAACACCAAAAAACATTTTAATGATTGGTCCAACAGGTGTGGGTAAAACTGAAATTGCACGTCGCTTAGCTAAACTTGCTAATGCGCCTTTCATTAAAGTTGAAGCAACAAAGTTCACCGAAGTGGGCTATGTTGGTAAAGAAGTTGAAACGATCATCCGTGATTTAGTTGATATCTCAATTAAAATGACGCGTGAACAGCAAACCAAAAAATTCAAACATCGCGCTGAAGAAGCGGCAGAAGAGCGTATTTTAGATGCCCTTTTACCACCAGCACGCGATACCTTTGGTGAGTCAAAAACTGAAGAGAATTCTTCTACTCGTCAATCTTTCCGTAAGAAATTACGTGAAGGTCAGTTAGACGATAAAGAAATTGATATCGATGTTGCACAAGCTCAGCCAAATGTTGAGATCATGGCTCCTCCCGGTATGGAAGAAATGACCAACCAGCTTCAAAGCATGTTCCAAAACATGGGTGGTGATAAGCGCAGCAACCGTAAGCTAAAAATCAAAGAAGCGTTCAAGCTATTAGTTGAAGAAGAAGCAGCAAAACTTGTTAACCCTGAAGAGTTAAAAGAGCAAGCTATCTTCGCAGTAGAACAAAACGGTATCGTGTTTATCGATGAGATCGATAAAATCTGTAAACGTGGTGAAGCGTCTGGCCCAGATGTTAGCCGTGAAGGTGTTCAGCGTGACTTACTACCATTAATCGAAGGTTCAACAGTAAGCACTAAACATGGCATGGTTAAAACTGACCACATGTTATTTATCGCATCTGGCGCATTCCAAATGGCTAAACCGTCAGACATGATCCCAGAGCTACAAGGCCGTTTACCAATCCGCGTTGAGCTTGAAGCACTAAGTGCTGATGACTTTAAACGTATCTTAACTGAGCCTCATGCTTCATTAACTGAGCAGCAACGTGAGCTGTTAAAAACAGAGCAAGTTGACGTTGAGTTTACTGATGATGCCATTGAACGTATCGCGAAAGCGGCTTGGCAAGTAAATGAGAAAACCGAAAACATCGGTGCTCGTCGCTTGCACACAGTGATGGAAAAACTAATGGAAGAAATTTCATTTGATGCCTCAGAAAAAGCTGGTTCAACACTAACAATTGATGCCAATTACGTTGAGCAGCATTTAGGTGCACTTGTTGAAGATGAAGACTTAAGTCGCTTCATTCTTTAATCAACAAATTAGCGTTATAATCAAAAGCCTCCAGTTGGAGGCTTTTTAGTTTATATAAGGTAAGGCTCACATGAAAGAAGTCACTAAAGTGCATTATCACAGGGTTAGCAAATTATTAGATGTTCATTTTGATGATCAAACTATTGCCAAATTTAGTGCTGAATTTTTGCGTGTTCACTCACCTTCTGCTGAAGTACAAGGTCATGGCAATGAACCTATGAAACTCGTACTTGGTAAGCAACAAGTAGGAATTAACAAGATTGAACCGGTTGGCCATTATGCGATTCGACTAGTATTTAGCGATAACCATAATAGCGGTTTATTCAGCTGGCACTATTTAAGTGAGCTGCAAGCTAACCATGATGAGCTTTGGCAACAATACCAAACAAGGGTCTCAGAGCACGAAGCAAGCAAAGACAGCGTGCCTATTAAGTTTGTGCCTTAATACCTACTGGATTAGCTCCGAGCAAACTAAACAACAAAAAAGCGCGATGACGACACCGTCACCGCGCTTTTTATATAAAGTATCAAGTACTCATTAAACTTTAAACTTATCGATTGCCTGATAAAGCACACGCGCTTGCTCAGATACTTCTTCACTGGTTTGCGCATTAGTCGCCGCGTGACCCGATGCTTCTTGAGCGATATCACGAATACGTACCACGTTTTTATTTACCTCAGAAGCCACTTGGCTTTGCTCATCAATTGCGGTGGCAATGTGAGTACTCATATCCATAATGGTTTGTACATCTTCGGTGATTGAGCGAAGCAACTCACCGGCTTTACTTGCCTGTGCTGCACTTTCGCCACCTTGCGTACGACACTGCTGCATAATGCTCACCACTTCTTGCGTACGCCCTTGTAAGGTCGAAATGATGCTCTCGATCTCTTGCGTTGAATCTTGGGTACGCTGCGCAAGCGAGCGAACTTCATCTGCTACTACCGCAAAGCCACGGCCTTGTTCACCAGCACGTGCTGCTTCAATTGCCGCATTGAGTGCCAGTAAGTTTGTTTGCTCAGCAATGCCACGAATAACATCAAGTACAGAACCAATGGTTTCAGCGTCTTTTTCTAACTGCGACACCACACTTGATGCGTTACCGAGTGAATCTGATAAGTGATTAATTTGCACCACTGTTGATTCAACCTCAGAACGGCCTTGTTGCGCACTTAAGTTAGTCGACTCAGCTTTTTTCGCAGCCGCTTCAGTATTGTGTGAAATATCTTGAATCGTCGCCTGCATTTCGGTGGCAGCTGTGGCAACCATGTCAGCTTCGTGAAGCTGCTCTTGCATACCTGAGCTAGTTGCTGCAGTCGTTTCAGATAAATGTTCTGTTGCCACGTTAAGAGTACTTAGCGCTGTATTTACCTCGTAAATCAGCTTTTTAAAATCACTGATCAAGCTATTAAAGTCGACCGTCATTGTGGTGATTTCATCTTTACCCGATTGAGTAATCGACATGCTTAAGTCGTTATTGCGACGAATCTCATTAATCGTGTGGTACACACGTTCGATAGGCTGAATAATTGAGCGGCTAGTAAAGTAAACTAATAACATTACTAAAATGCTCGCAATAATAAATACAAGAATGGCAATCAACTGCGCACTAGCAGCACTAGATTCTACAAACTCTTTAGTTTGTGTAGTCAATTGGTTAACTATTGCATCACTAAGCTCTACACTGCGCTTCATCTCACCGAGTGCCCCTGATTCTAAATCAAGGCCCAAAGCAACTTGTGCATCAACTAAGGCTTTAAATTTACTTTGATAAGTCGCAAGCAAACTAAGCAATTGGTTTTCGTAATTTGCATCGAACCCAGCGTTTTTAATCTCAGAGCTAAAACTAGCAACTAAATCATCAAACTTGCCCATATACTTTAAATCAAAGCGCAGCATAAAGTCTTTTTCTGCACGGCGAAGCTGAAGCATTAAAGCCAGTAGTTTATAGTTTTCGCGCTCACTTAATAATGTTTCTACTTGATGCACCGCACCACGTAAATCACCATAAAGTGCATCTTTAGGGTGTAAACCAATTTTCTTTTGTAGTACCACAACTTCATTGAAGTCATCGTAATAAGTTTTCGCAAGGCGTCTAAATTCATTTAGTTTAGATGAGTCCATCGACAAATCTTTCACTAACTCGTCTAGTCGCGCCATTTTATTTTTTAGCTGCGAATACTCTTTCTCAAAAAGCTCAAGGCTATCGACATCTTTGTAAAACAAAAAGTTTTTTTCATGTTTACGCATCGCAAGTTCATGAATGTCGAGCTCCTCCGCATTTTGAATTGTTTCGTTGAGCTTTAGCATCATGCGCGACTCAAAGATAATTACACACAGCATCACAATCATTGCAAGACCAACAACGAGCGCGTTTAACTGTAAACGACGCTTAATAGTTAAGTTTTGTAATACATTCATTCAAAGTGCCTTATAGAAACATGCAGTTAAAGTATAGCTAAACTATTTAAAGCAGCTAATAAAAAGTGGTTAAACTTGCCGCGCATTTTCCAATATAAGGTACTTTTAAACAATCAGTTTTTGTTCTAAATCAACCTGTTGCCATAAATGTTTATGCAATTTATCCAGCTTTTCCCACTGTTTTTTTTGCAACCAATCAACCAAAGGTGCTGGATCACTCGGAAAATTGAGCTTTCTGTTCTGTGGAGATTGCAACCAATCATCCATCGCATTGGGGTTTAAATAGCTCATGACATGGGCTACTCCCATCGATAAGAGCGTCTGTGCATTAATCCCCTGCTCAAACTGTTTACCAAGTGGTTTTAGTAAAAGTTTTTTACCCAGCTGCAATGCTTCACTTGCAAGTTCAAATCCGGCATTGCCAATTACGCCGCCAGCATTAGCAAGATCATTTAAAAAGCCAACACGTGACGGCGCTCGCAGATGAATATTTCCGATTGAACAATCTTGCGCATCAGGGTGATAACAGTAAAACTCACGCTCAGGAAAGTCTTTGAGGTAGTCGACCACACTGTCTAGGTCCTCAAAAGGTAGATACACCAACACCTTATTTTCGACCATCACTGGATTATCATGATGATGATTTGCAATAAATGGCGGAATGATGTTTTCTGCATAAGGTTGCCAATGCACCCCTAAATAAACGCTCGCTGGCGCATAGTTACGGATCAGCGCACGACGGAAAAAAGCTCGGCCAAACATCGGCACTTTATCAGATAAAAACGCCGCTTGATGGCTCATACCAATAACAGGGATACCTTGCTGTTTAGCTGCCCATGCTGTAATTGGTTCAAAGTCATTAAACACTAAGTCATAATGACGTAAATCAAGGTTTTTTATATCTTTTATAAGCTGCAATGGGCGCGCATTTTTCAACGTTTTAAAGCTATCAACTTGCCCAGATTTGCTGGTAAACGACAAACCTCGAAAAGCTCGGTAATCGGCAAAATCGTCCATATCAAAGTAGTCTTGTTCTTTACGACCCGAAAACACATAATCAACATCCACTCCTAATGCTTTAAAGGTCGTTGCCATCACTCGTGCGCGAGTAATATGGCCATTACCCGTACCTTGAATACCGTACAATATTCTCATATAGACTCCACCACCATTACAGCTAATACTGCACAACTTGAACCCATCACTGCGCCAATCACCACATCAGCAGGGTAATGCACACCAATAATCACTCTCGATGCCGCAACCCCTGATGCCCACATTAGCCACAGCAAAGCAAATTCCGGAAAATAGATAGTCAAAATAGTTGCCACCACAAACGCTCCAGCACTATGCCCCGAAGGTAAACTAAATTGGTCGCTCGGCACTAAATAAGCACCTTGCACTAAACAGTCGCACGGTCTAACCCGCGCGATGCGCTTTTTAGCTAAAAAGTAAATAGGTCGCTCGATGGCAAAGCCCACTAATATACTCAGTGCCAGCTGTTGAAAGTGCAGCTGCTCGGTAAACCACCAAAAACCAAGAAACAACACCACATATAGCCCGCCATCGCCGCTTTTCGAAAAGCCAAGCGCTGATCTTCTAAGCCAAACTGGCGAAGCATCGTTAAACACGCTTAAAAACAGCTGTTCATCCACTTTTGCCAATTTAGTAAGTATGTTGTTTGCCATGGTGAGCTCCTTGTCATACTTTGCGTCTAATTTTTATACTCATCTCAGCTTAGGCGTTAAAAATAACAATTAGGTGACGCTTTTGAGACACTAATGTTGCGGTAACGAAATTCCTTTGATTTAAACCAATAATCCGCTATTAAGTCGTTGTTATTGAGTTGTATCAGGGTATACTGAGTACTAAACAGACAGTCTCTTTAGAGGATGAAAAAATGGATTACAGCACTTCTGATTTATGCGACCACTTTCCAGATGTGGTTGATGTGCTCGAACCAATGTTTATCAATTTTGGTGGACGCCCAAGCTTTAGTGGTCGAGTAAAAACCGTTAAATGCTTTGAAAATAACGAGCTGATCCGCGAAATTTTATCAACCGATGGCACCGACAGCGTGTTATTGATTGATGGTGGTGGCTCTACCCGACGCGCCCTTATTGATATAGAGCTGGCTGAAATCGCATTAGAAAACAACTGGCAAGGCATTATCGTTTACGGTGCCATTCGCCATGTTGATGAACTTGAAGAGCTAGACTTAGGCATTCAAGCAATTGCCTCTATTCCTGTTGCTGCCGATAGTGAAGGTGCAGGTGAAGACGGCATTGGCGTTAACTTCGCAGGCGTTTCTTTCTTTGATGACGACTTTGTTTACGCTGATAGCACCGGTATTATATTATCTGCTGAAGAATTAGAGTTAGAAATAATAGAAGACTAATCTCGGTGACAAACTACCTTAAAATTTATGATGAAGCGGCGGTAAAGCACTTATGTACTCGCCGCGCTAACGAACTAAAAGCTTGGCAAGCCCTTGCCCTTCTCGACACTCAAGTTAACGCTCCACAAGCACTCATCGATGCAAAACAATTTGGTATTCGCTATGTTTTAGTTGGCGTATGTGAAGATATTGGTCCTCGCGCTAACTTAGGTAACGCTGGCTCAGGGCAAGCGTGGCAAGCATTTTTAAAGCGCTTTTTAAACCAAACGCATAACCAGTTTTTAAATCATGAGCGCGTGTTATTACTCGGCGAAGTTGCCCTTGATGACTTAAACCAACAAGCTGCTGACCTTGATAATAAAAACGACGCTGACTTAGCCAAACTACGTGAATTATGCGCTGATATAGACACCCGCGTTGAGCAGGTGCTTGCGATGATTTTTGCAGCAGGCCTTGAGCCAATTGTAATCGGTGGCGGCCATAACAACTGCTTAGGTATTTTACGTGCCCTTAGTAAGCAACATGGTAAACCAGTCAACGCTATCAACTTAGACCCTCATGCTGATTTCAGAGAGTGTGAAGGCCGTCATAGCGGCAATGGCTTTAGGTATGCGTACAGCGAAAACCACCTTGCTGACTATCATGTGATGGGGTTACACGAATTTAAAAATAACCAAGCGATTATGGATGCCCTGACAAACGCAAACTTCACGTTTGATAGTTACCAAGACATTCAAGTACGTCGCAAAGTCGATTTATCTTCGGCATGTAAACACGCATTAGCTCAGTTTGATAATGCGCCACTTGGAGTCGAAGTCGACCTAGACAGCATCTCATTAATGCCGGTTAGTGCATACACCAATTGTGGCTTCAGTGTGAGTGATGCCGAACACTTTGTGCATTTAGCTGCCAGCCAAACAACAGCTCGCTACCTCCACTTATGCGAAGGCGCCCCGTCGCAACACCCAGTTGGCTTAGAAGCAGGCATGAATGACGCAGGCCAAATAATCACCGCCCTAGTGAATGCGTATTTGCAAGCGAGAGAGGCAAGTTAGAAAGAAGCGAGAAACGAGGTTACGACTGATTTTTGTGGGGTGGGTTGAACGTAGCGATACTCAACACATAGAAGCGGTCAGCTCTGTGCCTTCAGCGATCAGACGCGCGAAACAAGTTTCACGCCTACCTGTAGCAGCGGCTTTATGCCGCGCCCCTTAAACTGGAAGCAAGATTCGAGACAAAGCGCGATGGAACGACTGTTTTTTGGGGAGGTCGGCTCGAACGAAGCGATACTCAACACATAGAAGCGGTCAGCTTTCAGCCTTCAGCTGTCAGACGCGCGAAACAAGTTTCACGCCTACCTGTAGCAGCGGCTTTATGCCGCGACTCTTATGGGCAGTAAGGTTCGAGATAAAACGCGATGTAACGAGTCAAGCAACTCACTAACTTCCAATCTGATAGCTGACGGCTGACGGCTGACGGCTTTAACTTACCCCTGATGCTCTAACCGCCATTGTTTTAACCACGACATCATGCCTACGCTGCTAAGCGGGTAATTAAAGTAATAACCCTGGGCGGCGTAGGTGTTCAACGACTTAACAAATTTAAGTTGCTCTAGTGTTTCTACCCCTTCACAAATCACCTTGGCATTATTTTGATTATGCATATCCACCATGCCAGAGACTAGGCTACGAACTTGGCTTTGATGGGCAAAATCAGCGGTTAGCGAAGCCGCTACTTTAATATACTCAACATTAAGATTAGGCAGCTTAGCAAGCCAAATAGGCGTATCGCCAAAGCCATCGATACACAGCTTAATACCAATACTATTTAGCCTTGCGACCATGGCTTTACCTTGGTCGTCTAGGCTCATAAATAGATCGAGCGGGCATTCTATGATTAAATCACCCGGCTCTAAGCGGTGCTCAGTCATAATGCGGTCAACAAATTCAATGAACTCTTCGTGCAGCATTTCTGGACCAAACACGTTAATACTAAGTGGCAGTTCAATGCCTTCCATACGCAGTGCCATAGCAAGCTCAGCAGCACGTTCAATAACATATGCTGCCACAGGGTAACTTAGGCCTGCGACACGAATATCATCAATGAATTTGTTCGCCGAAAGAATGCCTTGTTTTGGATGCTGCCAACGTAGCAGCAATTCTAAAAACTCAATTTGCTCGTCGCTATTACGAATAACCGGCTGAAAATAAAGCTCAAGTTCGCTGGCAAAATCTAAGTGAGCTAATTCGCGTAGGCGTGCCTGTTGCTCTAGTTGCTCAATCATCATTTGTGGGTGATAAGGCACAATTTCTCGCTCTGGGTTTGAATCAAGGGCAAGGTTGGCAAATGAAATTAGGTTCTCGAAGCTGTATTCAGGTTCGTCACAGTTCACGTAACTGGCGCGTACTTTAACTTCAATCGTACAATTAGCAACGTTGAATGGCTTTAATGTGACTTGCCTAATTTGGCTGATCAGCTGCTCATGAAGGTGTTTTTGCTCTTCGAGTGAGCAAATAAAGGCAAAGTTTAAGCCCCCTAAATGCGCCAGTTTTTCAGTATTTGCGGTGTTACCTGTCATACTCAGCACAGCATCAACACTGAGTTGCTGTTTAATACGTGTGGCCGATTGCGCTAATAATAAATCACCAAAGTCACGACCAATATGCTGGTTAACATCGTTAAAGCCTTCAAGGCGGATCATCACTAATGCACAATTTGCCGAATGCTCTTCAGCCCATGCAACAAAGCTATTTCTGAGCGCATTACGGTCTGGTAAACCAGTCAGTGGAGCAGCATCTAAATCATCGTTATGGAGCGGTTCTACTTCAACCTGCTCATCTTCTTCGGGCTCTTCGTAATTAAAAAATCCTGAGATAGATAAAATAACTACCGAGAAAACAAGCCAATATAAGGCTGTATCGAGTAATAGGTGGGCAGAGTATAAAACCGCAAACGAAATAGCGGCAGAGACACTCAATATTATGGCAAACCAATTGGTGGTGCGAAATGCTTGCCATAAATGAAAGCATAAAGCTAAAGCAAGTAAGATCACCAGCCAAGGTAATCCTAAGCTTAAAATAGCTAAACCTAGTACGCCATTAACGACTAGGCTTAGTCTTAAAATAGGGTTTTGGGTTACGCATAGGGCACAGATCATTGCCATAAAAACGCTACCAGCTAAAAACACTGGCACTACATCACTTGTTAAATTTACGAGTTGCGTGCTACTACTCGCTAAACTAAAAATCAATGACATGTAATCCAAACTGCGTAATAAAACTTATCTAACTAAGTCTACCCAAAATCCACAGATTTAACAGTTTATTTACGCCGAATTGGTAACTTAATTGTGCTGGGTGGGATATTTGCCAATGAGCAATATCAGCCCGAGCCCCCACTTTTAACACACCACGATCGTCAAGACCTAACGCACCCGCGGCGTTTCGTGTTACGCCAGCTAATGCTTGCTCTGGTGTCATACGGAAAATAGTGCACGCCATATTCATCATTAAGTGCAATGAACATAATGGTGAAGTTCCAGGGTTGAAGTCGGTTGAAATGGCGATCGGAACTTGGTACTGCTGGAGTAGTTCAATTGGCGGATACTTTGTTTCGCGTAAAAAGTAAAATGCACCTGGTAACAATACCGCCGCAGTGCCCGCTTTGGCCATTGCTTGAATGCCAGCTTCATCTAAGTGTTCAATATGATCTGCCGATAAGCCATTAAATTCTGCAACAAGCTCTGCGCCATGTTGATTAGATAGCTGCTCAGCGTGCAACTTAACCGGTAAGTTGTGCTTTTTAGCCGCTTCAAAAACGCGACGAGTTTGCTCGTTGCTAAAGCCTACGTTTTCACAAAAAGCATCAACGGCATCAGCTAAATCAGCTTCAACAACACGGTCAAGCATCTCACCGCAAACAAGCTCTATGTACTCATCACTACGGCCTTTATATTCAGGCGGTAATGCATGCGCACCTAAAAACGTGGTTTTAACATCAACCGGGTGATTTTCACCGAGTAAACGAGCTACTTCGAGTAGTTTAATTTCATTTTCGCAATCAAGACCATAGCCAGATTTAACCTCGACAGTTGTCACGCCTTCTGCGTATAACGCATTTAAGCGCTCTTTAGCACTAACAAACAATGTTTCGTGGTCGGCTTCGCGGGTTGCACGTACGGTGCTTGCAATACCGCCACCGTTTGCAGAGATTTGTTCGTAGCTAACACCTTGCAAACGCTGCTCGAACTCTTCTGCGCGGCTACCGGCAAACACTAAGTGAGTGTGACAATCAATCAACCCTGGTGTTAACCACTGCCCTTTAGCAGAGACAGTTGGCGTTGCTAACGCGTCAAATTTAGGTAAATCGGTTTGTGCACCTAACCAGGCAATTTTGCCATCTTTAACGGCAATCGCTGCATTTTCAATGGCGCCGTATGGTGCATCAACAGCAGGATCCATTGTGGCGATATTGGCATCTGTGATCAGTAAATCCCAGAGCGCTTGATCATTGTTGGTTGTGTGCATTTTTCACCTATCTTGATGCTTGCTAAAGGCTCAGTATGAGCCTAAATTTAAATTTGCTTAAAGTTTATCAACTCATCTTGTATATACAAGGAAATTATGTCACCCTGTAACATATTGTTAACTTATAAATAAAC
Above is a window of Pseudoalteromonas shioyasakiensis DNA encoding:
- a CDS encoding SPOR domain-containing protein, giving the protein MAQHDYINKKPANRNNKKQAPAKKPFPIILVLIALILVGGFGYGLWYIKHNADPELVEQQANPTKKEEVVIPPPKTPEFIKEIKEHEVQVEVKEIEQKGPYVMQCGSFRTLEQAQTLKAKIAFAGLVAEVKKTQGSNGVWYKVRLGPYETKRLAESDKNKLKRIKIMGCGIWLWT
- the hslV gene encoding ATP-dependent protease subunit HslV, with the protein product MTTIVSVRRDDKVVIGGDGQVSLGNTVMKGNARKVRRLYNGKVIAGFAGGTADAFTLFERFESKLEMHQGNLTKAAVEMAKDWRSDRALRKLEALLAVADETASLIITGNGDVVQPENDLIAIGSGGNFAQSAATALLENTDLSARDIVEKSLTIAGNICVFTNNFQTIEEL
- the hslU gene encoding HslU--HslV peptidase ATPase subunit; its protein translation is MSEMTPREIVHELDQHIIGQAKAKKAVSIALRNRWRRMQLSDDLRSEVTPKNILMIGPTGVGKTEIARRLAKLANAPFIKVEATKFTEVGYVGKEVETIIRDLVDISIKMTREQQTKKFKHRAEEAAEERILDALLPPARDTFGESKTEENSSTRQSFRKKLREGQLDDKEIDIDVAQAQPNVEIMAPPGMEEMTNQLQSMFQNMGGDKRSNRKLKIKEAFKLLVEEEAAKLVNPEELKEQAIFAVEQNGIVFIDEIDKICKRGEASGPDVSREGVQRDLLPLIEGSTVSTKHGMVKTDHMLFIASGAFQMAKPSDMIPELQGRLPIRVELEALSADDFKRILTEPHASLTEQQRELLKTEQVDVEFTDDAIERIAKAAWQVNEKTENIGARRLHTVMEKLMEEISFDASEKAGSTLTIDANYVEQHLGALVEDEDLSRFIL
- a CDS encoding gamma-butyrobetaine hydroxylase-like domain-containing protein; translated protein: MKEVTKVHYHRVSKLLDVHFDDQTIAKFSAEFLRVHSPSAEVQGHGNEPMKLVLGKQQVGINKIEPVGHYAIRLVFSDNHNSGLFSWHYLSELQANHDELWQQYQTRVSEHEASKDSVPIKFVP
- a CDS encoding methyl-accepting chemotaxis protein, with protein sequence MNVLQNLTIKRRLQLNALVVGLAMIVMLCVIIFESRMMLKLNETIQNAEELDIHELAMRKHEKNFLFYKDVDSLELFEKEYSQLKNKMARLDELVKDLSMDSSKLNEFRRLAKTYYDDFNEVVVLQKKIGLHPKDALYGDLRGAVHQVETLLSERENYKLLALMLQLRRAEKDFMLRFDLKYMGKFDDLVASFSSEIKNAGFDANYENQLLSLLATYQSKFKALVDAQVALGLDLESGALGEMKRSVELSDAIVNQLTTQTKEFVESSAASAQLIAILVFIIASILVMLLVYFTSRSIIQPIERVYHTINEIRRNNDLSMSITQSGKDEITTMTVDFNSLISDFKKLIYEVNTALSTLNVATEHLSETTAATSSGMQEQLHEADMVATAATEMQATIQDISHNTEAAAKKAESTNLSAQQGRSEVESTVVQINHLSDSLGNASSVVSQLEKDAETIGSVLDVIRGIAEQTNLLALNAAIEAARAGEQGRGFAVVADEVRSLAQRTQDSTQEIESIISTLQGRTQEVVSIMQQCRTQGGESAAQASKAGELLRSITEDVQTIMDMSTHIATAIDEQSQVASEVNKNVVRIRDIAQEASGHAATNAQTSEEVSEQARVLYQAIDKFKV
- a CDS encoding MJ1255/VC2487 family glycosyltransferase, which produces MRILYGIQGTGNGHITRARVMATTFKALGVDVDYVFSGRKEQDYFDMDDFADYRAFRGLSFTSKSGQVDSFKTLKNARPLQLIKDIKNLDLRHYDLVFNDFEPITAWAAKQQGIPVIGMSHQAAFLSDKVPMFGRAFFRRALIRNYAPASVYLGVHWQPYAENIIPPFIANHHHDNPVMVENKVLVYLPFEDLDSVVDYLKDFPEREFYCYHPDAQDCSIGNIHLRAPSRVGFLNDLANAGGVIGNAGFELASEALQLGKKLLLKPLGKQFEQGINAQTLLSMGVAHVMSYLNPNAMDDWLQSPQNRKLNFPSDPAPLVDWLQKKQWEKLDKLHKHLWQQVDLEQKLIV
- a CDS encoding phosphatase PAP2 family protein; translated protein: MANNILTKLAKVDEQLFLSVFNDASPVWLRRSALGFSKSGDGGLYVVLFLGFWWFTEQLHFQQLALSILVGFAIERPIYFLAKKRIARVRPCDCLVQGAYLVPSDQFSLPSGHSAGAFVVATILTIYFPEFALLWLMWASGVAASRVIIGVHYPADVVIGAVMGSSCAVLAVMVVESI
- the rraA gene encoding ribonuclease E activity regulator RraA, translated to MDYSTSDLCDHFPDVVDVLEPMFINFGGRPSFSGRVKTVKCFENNELIREILSTDGTDSVLLIDGGGSTRRALIDIELAEIALENNWQGIIVYGAIRHVDELEELDLGIQAIASIPVAADSEGAGEDGIGVNFAGVSFFDDDFVYADSTGIILSAEELELEIIED
- a CDS encoding formimidoylglutamase — encoded protein: MTNYLKIYDEAAVKHLCTRRANELKAWQALALLDTQVNAPQALIDAKQFGIRYVLVGVCEDIGPRANLGNAGSGQAWQAFLKRFLNQTHNQFLNHERVLLLGEVALDDLNQQAADLDNKNDADLAKLRELCADIDTRVEQVLAMIFAAGLEPIVIGGGHNNCLGILRALSKQHGKPVNAINLDPHADFRECEGRHSGNGFRYAYSENHLADYHVMGLHEFKNNQAIMDALTNANFTFDSYQDIQVRRKVDLSSACKHALAQFDNAPLGVEVDLDSISLMPVSAYTNCGFSVSDAEHFVHLAASQTTARYLHLCEGAPSQHPVGLEAGMNDAGQIITALVNAYLQAREAS
- a CDS encoding GGDEF domain-containing phosphodiesterase, with protein sequence MAMICALCVTQNPILRLSLVVNGVLGLAILSLGLPWLVILLALALCFHLWQAFRTTNWFAIILSVSAAISFAVLYSAHLLLDTALYWLVFSVVILSISGFFNYEEPEEDEQVEVEPLHNDDLDAAPLTGLPDRNALRNSFVAWAEEHSANCALVMIRLEGFNDVNQHIGRDFGDLLLAQSATRIKQQLSVDAVLSMTGNTANTEKLAHLGGLNFAFICSLEEQKHLHEQLISQIRQVTLKPFNVANCTIEVKVRASYVNCDEPEYSFENLISFANLALDSNPEREIVPYHPQMMIEQLEQQARLRELAHLDFASELELYFQPVIRNSDEQIEFLELLLRWQHPKQGILSANKFIDDIRVAGLSYPVAAYVIERAAELAMALRMEGIELPLSINVFGPEMLHEEFIEFVDRIMTEHRLEPGDLIIECPLDLFMSLDDQGKAMVARLNSIGIKLCIDGFGDTPIWLAKLPNLNVEYIKVAASLTADFAHQSQVRSLVSGMVDMHNQNNAKVICEGVETLEQLKFVKSLNTYAAQGYYFNYPLSSVGMMSWLKQWRLEHQG